The DNA sequence TTTTTAAATCGAAAACAGTTACTGAATTGTCGCGGCCATTGCTGGTAAAACCTTTATTTAAGCTTAGTGCAACAGCTATTCCATGAATTCCATTGGTATCTGGAATTTTGCCAATTTGTTTACCTGTTTTCAAGTCAACAACAAGCGCCATTGACGCATGAGAAACATACATACGACCGGCCGTTTCGTCAACCGAGAGATAATCCCAGCCTCCATCGCCTTCGAGATGTATTTGGTTAACTACTTTGTACCCCGATTGAGCACTGACAAGGTTACCACTAACGAGCAGAACTACAATGCAGATGATGGATAGTAAGTTTTTCATTTTCTTGATTTTTAGCTATTTATAGACTTACAAATTACCAATTGGTTTATTCTGTTTTTTTCGATTTCGGTGATTCAACCACTTTTGTGCTTTATAACAAAGAAATGCTGATCCGGCACCAACTACAGCACCTGCCAGCACGTCGCTCGGGTAATGAACGCCGAGGTGCATCCGGGAATATCCGACCAATGCGGCATAAGTATAGCAAGGCGCAATCACATACCATTTGGGAAACGCCAGGCTCAACGAGGTGGCCGTTGAAAAGACGTCAGAAGTGTGACCTGAAGGGAATGAGGAACTTCCCCCGGCGCTCAGTTTTTGAATGTCGGGATAAGTTTCGAATGGCCTGGCTCGGTTAACGGCATGTTTCAGGGCGGTAGCAAATACGGTTGTTACCAGAAATGACTCACCAATCATAAGTCCCTTTTGTCTTAATTCCTGATCTTTTTTAATCAATCCAGTTCCAAAAATCAGGATTGGAGCACCAATGCTGATGGGAGAAACACTGGTAGAAATTGTTTTAAAAGTGCCATCCAAATGCACATTCCGGTGTTCATTGATTTGTCGTAAAATCCGTATATCCAGGTTTTGCGAGTAGGTAGTGGCCGAAAGCAGTAGTAGCAAAAACAGAAGTATTTGTTTCATTTATTCGATGATTTTCATCGAAAGTAGTACTCAATTTTGTAGAGATTCTGTATTCCTGTTTTCGCATTCCAAATTCCTCCAATATTTGCTGATATATTTGTACAAAACTTTTCAGGATGAAGATTTTAGTGATTGAAGACGAACTTGCCCTTTGCGAAACCATTGTTTCTTATTTGGAGGAAGAAGGTTACAGGTGCGAACAAGCTGCGACGGTTGAACTGGGTTCGGAAAAGGTGAACCTTTACGAGTACGATTGTATGCTTGTTGATATAGGTCTGCCCGATGGAAGTGGTTTGTTGCTGGTTAAAGAACTTAAGAAATGCCATCCTGAAACCGGAATTATCATCATCTCGGCTAAAAATTCGCTGGACGATAAAATTTCGGGACTGGATTTCGGCGCCGACGATTACCTGACCAAACCGTTTCATCTTCCGGAACTTAATTCGCGCATTAAATCGCTGCTTCGTCGCCGAAAATTTGAAGGCAAACAGGAATTGGTCATTGATAAAATAACCATTCAGCCCGAAAACAAGCAGGTTTTGGTCGGTGGTGAGCCGCTTCAACTCACCCGTAAAGAATTTGATTTGTTGATGTTTTTTGTCTCCAATCGCGGTCGCGTACTCACCAAAGAGTCGATTGCCGAGCACCTTTGGGGCGACTTTGCTGACTCTGCCGATTCATTCGATTTTGTTTATTCGCACATCAAAAACCTGCGGCGGAAACTGCTTGAACGAACCGGGACTGACTATTTTCAAAATGTATACGGAACCGGATATACTTTTATTGCATGAAGCTTCAAACCAAAATAAACATTCGTTTTCTTGGAGTCACATTCCTGGTGTTCTCATTCGCCGGAGTGCTGTTCTACTTTGCTTTAGACAAGGTAGTTGATCAAAATATCCGTGAAATGCTTGAGTCACGCAAAGCGTATATCCTTCTAAACCTTCAGCAAAATACTCCAACCTCAGAATCAATAGAATCTCCTGATCATTCGATCTTCATTAAACGCACTGAAAAAATGCGTCAATACACTGTTTTTTCAGATACTTTGGCTTTCGATCAGGAGGAAAAAGAACTGATCCCCTTCCGAAAAATGACTTTTACAGTTCATTCGGGTGGGCAGTTTTATGAAGTTATTTTACTGCAATCGTTGCTCGAATCTGAAGACCTTCTGATTGTTATTGTCTCGTTTATGGTTGTACTGTTTGTACTTGTTTTACTGGCGCTTTTTTTCCTGAACCGATGGCTATCTAACAACGCATGGAAGCCATTTTTCAAGAGTCTTTCGGTGCTAAATAACTGGAAGATTGGTGAAAGTCAGGTTGTCAGTTTTGATCGGACAGGCATTTCAGAATTTGATCAGCTAAACAGCACGCTTGAAAATATGATGCAGAAAATTCGGACCGACTTTGTCAACCTGAAGGAGTTCACTGAAAATGCTTCACATGAGATACAAACTCCGCTGGCCATTATTAAATCAAAGTTGGAAATGGTGTTGCAGGATAAAACACTGGACGACCAGCAACATCAGCGAATTCGAGCAGCCTTCGAATCCACGATCCGTCTTTCAAAACTCAACGAAGCTTTGCTTTTGCTTTCCAAAATTGAAAACCGGCAATTTGTCAAAACGTCCGAAATCGATATTTGTGCGTTGGTTCAGTCCAAGCTAGATTATCTGGAAGAACTTTTCTCCCTGAAACAAATTGAAGTGACTGTTCGGCTAGATAATCAGGTTGTATTTCGCATGAATCCTTTGCTGGCCGATATTCTAATCAATAATTTGGTTAGCAATGCGCTGCGGCATAATATTGAAAATGGACAATTTATTATTTCATGTGCGAATCAGGAACTGACTATTTCGAATACCAGCCAACATGGAGAAATGGATGGTTCTCGGTTATTTCTCCGGTTTGCCAAACAAACAACTTCGAACGAATCAAATGGCCTGGGACTTGCCATTGCATACGAAATTTGCAAGAATTATCATCTTGACTTGAATTATAGCTATTCGGATGGAATGCACCACATGAAGATAAGCAAGAAGTCGTAGAAAGAATTTCTGAACATGTAGACTACCAGTTTAAATCCCAAATTTCTACCAACTCACAAGGTAACTTTGGTTTGTAAATCAAATAAAAACAAAAAACATGAAAAAGTTATTAATGTTATTCGCTGGTATTGCTTTGGTGATTAGTGTTTCTGCCGCAAATCAAAAAGATGACAAAATTCCGGTAACAGCTAAAGTCGGTTTTGTAGCAAAATTTCCGTCAGCACAAAAGGCTAAATGGAGCATTGAAAAACCCGGCGAGTTTGAAGTGGAATATGTTCTGAGCGGAGTCGAATCATCGGCGCTATTTGATACCAAGGGAAATCTGCTGGAAACAGAAACCGAAATCAAAGAAAGTGAATTGCCACTGGCCGTAAAAGCTACAATTGCCAATGATTTTGTCGGATATAAACTTGATGAAATTGAAAAAGCGACCAATTCAAAGGGAACTATTTCTTTTGAAATGGAAGCAGCCAAAGGCAAGGAAAAACTGGAAATTTCGTTTGATACGACTGGAAAATTGGTATCAAAGGAACCTCTGAAAGAAGCAGAAGTAAAGGATTAGGTCAGGAAGTATTTTTTACAAAACCCTACTTGTTTTGAAAGCAGGTAGGGTTATGTGGTGCAGGATTTGATTACTTAAGTAAAAAGCTCAAATCATCAGCCGAACTCAACTCAACCGGAGTATTTCCTTTCCTGAATATACGTGCAGTCCGGCTTCCAATCAGTTGCATTTTTTTATCTTCAACAAGCAACATGGTTCCTTCACGTAACCCAACGACATACATATCATTATTAATTTCAAGAAATTCTTCGATACGCTGTTCGCGGGTTTCGCCGCCATGTCCTTCAGGATTGGCATCGAGGTAATGTGGGTTAATCTGGAACGGAACCAAGCCAGTTGTATCAAAGCCTTTCGGGTCGATGATTGGCATATCGTTGGTCGTGCGAAGGGTAGGGCAGGCCACATTCGATCCCGCACTCCAGCCAATGTATGGTGTTCCGTTCTTCACTTTTTCGCGAATCACTTGCATCAGTTGATTATCGTGCAGCATCCTGACCAGTTGCCAGGTATTACCGCCTCCAACTACAATCACTTCTGCATCTTTCACTGCCTTAACCGGATCGCTGAAATGGTGAATGCTTTTCACTTGAAAGCCCAATTCGGCAAAGCGTTCAGCTACTTTTTGCTCATAAATGTCGAATGAAAATGTTACTGCGGCGTATGGAATAAACAATGCGTTCAATGGTTTATCGCCTAAAAACTTTTTGATTTCGTGTTTGGGATAGTCGAGGTATGCCTCCCCTGGCATAGTCGAGTTGCTGATAAGAAGAAGTTTCATGTGTATTTTGTTTAGAATGAGATTAGTTTAAATCCAAACGAGAAGGGATAGATGACAGGCCCGCGACGGCGTTCAAATAAAGGCACGATATCATATGATGCAAAAAGATTCGCCCAGCGGTAACCCATTCGGAATGTTGCCGCTACTTTGTAATCGTTAATTGAGTAATCGCCGGGCGATTTCAATTTCTCCCTTTTGCCGTCTTTCCGGTATTTCAATTTGGTATGCGATTCAAACTTTTTGGCTCCGGTTACGCCTGTTGCAAAATACAGGCGGTTGGCATTGTTGCGAATTGGAATTTGAAACTCAACAAGTAAAGGGACTTCCAGATATGCAATGGAAAGTTTTGATTTTTGGCTGGAATCGTAATAGATTATTGAAGGATGTATTTTCTTGGTTTCGTCGATCGAAATGGTCGTATTGTTATCCAGATGATAGCTTTGGAAACTCAATCCCAGTCCGGTAACCAAGCCAATGTTATTCCGGGTTTGCTGGAATCCTCTTGAGTATTGCAGGATATTCAGGTTCAACACATTTGAGCGAAACAGGTCGTTGTCGAGGAAGTGGTCTTCAGAAGCCGGATACATGCTGTAACCTGCGTTTGCCAATCCATTAAATCCAAATTCAATTCCTGACCAGTGGCCCTCAAATTTCTCATCCCAATAGTTGTAACCTTCATTCGTTAAATCCTGCACATCAATCAATCCGGAGAGCCTGCCTTTGGGGCTCTGAACGACAATGATCGAGTCATTTTCCTGGGCAAATGCCAGAAACGAAGCGAAGGATGCCAGAAGGATGAAAAACAGGTGTTTCATTGGAAAAGTACCTAAAGTGCCTAAAATTTGGAGTGCCTAAAGTTAAATTTTTGAAGTGCTCAAGGCACTCCGAACCAAGGCACTTCGAATTTTTCTTATTGCAAAGGTAAGTAATCAAAAGCAAAAGGAGTCTATCCGTCTCGATAAACTCCTTTTTGGTTTTCTGAACTATTTGCTGTTTAATTTAGAAAGCTAATTCCGATGGTGAATGGTGTAAGTTCGGGCCCTTTGCCTGATTGAAACAATGGAGTCAGGCTGTAATTGGCAAACAAACAAATGTCTTTGTATCCGATACGTGCTGTGGCTTCGTATTTGAACGCATTAAGATTGAATCCACTCCGGTCTTTATCTTTTTTGTCGCCATATTTTACTTTCGTATGCGATCCGATTTTAACGCCTCCAATGATACCTGCATTTACGAACAAACGGCCTTCGTTGTGATTTACCGGAACCTGAAACTCCAGTAAAAGTGGGACATTCAGGTAAGTAATGGCAAGTTTTGTTTTCGAAAGGTTATCAGGATTTAGGCTAACGGGCTCGGTCATGAACTGTCCTTTTTGCAAGGTATAAGAGTTTTCAAATCGATAATTGTTGAAACTTAAACCCATTCCGGAAACGAGCCCAATGTAATTCTTGCATAAACCAATATTCAACTCGTAAAAGTTAAAATCGATTTCCAATGATTTACCCTGATTAAGCGACATGAAATCTTTATCAGATGCGTTGTACATGCTATAGTCGGGTTTGTCAAAAGCATTAAATCCAAATTCAATTCCTTCCCAGTGTCCTTTGAATTTATTGGGGTCAACTTCGTGGTGCTTATTTCTTCCCCAAAGGATTTCAGTACCTCCGTCATGATCGATTACCCTGACGTCCTTCTTACCGATGCGCACAATCGCTGTATCCTGAGTTTTCTGCTGATTAACGGTATCTGAATTAAGAATCACATCTGGAGACGAGTTGGAAAGTTTTATTTCAGAAATTGTCTCCTGAGCTGTTAAATTCAGAGTGAATGCAGCTATTGCGATGATAGAGAGAATAATTTGTTTCATGGCTGTAAGTTTTAAAATTTGCAGGTATGACGGCGAGCTGTTTCGAAATGTTACAGCCGGTTTATTTTTTTTCGAGAGGAATTGAAAAGGCCATCAGTTTGCTTTCGAAATCAACACTGGTAATTTTCCCGTTTTTCACCTCGTATCCAATCCGTTCGCCTGAAATCTCCGATGCCAGGTTTAAGCCCAGGCGGGCAATTCGCTGTGCCGAAAACAGGCCTTCTTTACCGACTTTTTGAACCCGGCTTGCCAGAAACTCTTCAACTGACATCACATTTTTCGACTCATTTATTTTCATCATATTAACCGCGCGGGAGAACGCCAACTGTTCTTTTAAGGGTTCCTGATCAAGTTTAGGAACTATCGGGTCAATTTGTGTAAGTGCAGTCAAATCAAGGGTTGTAGCGGGCGAATCTATGGGTCGGGTTTCTTCCGGCTCAATTTTGGTTTTTTTCTGAACGGTATTTACTTTTTCAGGCTTACTTTTCGCAGGACCTGCCGCTGTTTGGATCGTCTCTTTTGATTCTGCTTTTTTAGCTATGGCATTAGGTGTGGCTTTTGGCAATGCCCCAGCCAGTTCCATTTTTGTTTTTTGCGATTCAGGAGAATTCGGAGTTTGAATGACAGAATTAATTCCCCAAGCTAGCAGAATTACTGCAGCAGCCCGGGCAACCCAGTTCATCACAATTGTTGCTCCCGATTTTCGGTATAGCTTCCGTTTTTTCGGATATTTTATTCCTGAATCTGGTTTCAAACGTGTTCTGGCAAATAAATCGTATTCTTTTTTCAATTCAGGATTACCGGCAAGGAATGTTTCAAACACTTTATTTTCATTGGCATCCAAATCGCCTTCCATATAGGCCACAACAGTGTTTTCAAGCCTACTGTTTTCGTCAGCCAAACTTTTATGCAACTGTTTCTTTTCCTGAAATACAACAAATTCTTGCGGGAGTTTAATTTCTTCAAAAAGATGAAGTTCTTCCTTCAAATCAGGATTTTGGTTCAAGAAATCCAAAAACTGGTCGATCAAGCTTTCTGGTAGATTACCTTCCATGTAATCTATGAAAAAGGATTCGTAATTATCTCTTGTGATTTTCATCTGTCTGTAATTTGTTTTTTAATTGCCAGATGGAACTCGCCATCCGCCAGTTGGCGGATTCTCCTGTGTGTGAAGTCTCTCATGGCTCGTTTCATACGACTACCTCCATTTTACCGATGTAATTTTTAAGGAAAACCCTTGCACGGTATATGTAAACCTTAACCTGGGCTTCACTCAATTTTGTAATATCTCCAATTTCCTGGTACGAATATCCTTCGTAATCGCGCAGTAGAACTACTGTGCGTTGAATTTCAGGCAATTGTCCTACTGCGATATTCAGGATTTCAGCCAAATCGGAGTATTGTGTATCGTGCACGTCTTCCGGAATTTGGTAATCGGCGATATAAGTCTGCCGCTTATCTTTCCGCAAAATATCTATCATGGTGTGGTAAGCAGTTGTGAATAGATAGGATTTTACCTTATCAAAACTGACGTTTCCGGCGTTTCGCCACAATTTCTCATAGCTATCCTGAACAATATCACGGGCACGTTCTTCGTCCTTGATATTCTTCAGGATAAAGCGGAAAACATTATCTGAATAAAGATCAACCGATTGGTTGTATTCCTTTACATTCATGCTGATTTGCTTACTTTTTACTTCGTAAGACGATCAACCTCTTATTTAGTTACAGCACCGACTAAATTTTGCTGAATGGGAAGTTTGGTCTTTTCGATGGCTTGAAGTAAAGTCTTGTCGATGTTTTGAATGATCGGATAAAATCCTTTTTCACCAATGATGTTGCGGGCAATGTAGGCCTTAACCTTACTGTCGATAATCTTCGAAGATATTTTTAGATCGGTGGGATTGGTTTTGACACCTTTCTTTTCGGCAAAGACAGTAAACAAATTTAAGATGTTAACCTTACCGAAATATGTTTCGAAATCGGCTGCAGATTTGAAAGATGAAAGTTCTTTCCGGTTCGAATCGGCATAATCCAATGCGAACTGGTAAACCAAGCCTTTCTGTGTCACTTTTGAATAATACTCCGAGTATCCGGTTGTATCAGCTGGAACAAAGAAGTCGGGCATAATTCCGCCGCCGCCGTGTACAATTCGTCCGGAGAGCGTTTTGTATTTTACAGTATCGGCATATTTTATACTGTCAACTTTTTGGAATTCTCCATGAATGGCGCGTTCCATAATGTCTTTGTAATATTCATCATTTCCCTTATCGTAAGGCTTTTGGATACAACGGCCGCTTGGAGTGTAATATCGGGCAACGGTTAAACGGACAGCACTTCCATCGTTAAATGGTATTTGTTCCTGAACCAATCCTTTTCCAAACGAACGTCGGCCAATAATCCAACCTCGGTCGTTATCCTGAATGGCTCCTGCAAATATTTCGCTGGCAGAAGCCGAGAAATCGTCGACTAAAACAATTATTCCTTTATCGCGGTAAGCTCCTCTGCTGTCGGCCTGAAACGTTTTACGAGCCTGAGCATTGCCTTGTGTATAAACTATTAGTTCACCTTTATCGAGAAATTCGTTAACCATTTTGATAACGGCATTGAGGTAACCTCCTGGATTTCCGCGTAAATCAACAATAACATTCTTCATTCCCTGTTGATCGAGTGCCTTCATTCCTTCCATAAATTCTTCATAAGTTTGCTCGCCAAAGCGGCTAACTTTAATGTATCCGGTAGTTGCGTCAATCATGTAATTAACATCAACACTGTAAATTGGAATATCGCCACGGGTTATTGAAAATGCAATCGGAGCTTTAAAACCTTTACGTTTAATTCCTACATTCACTATCGTTCCTTTTTCGCCACGAAGTTTTGAAAGTACTTTTTCATTCTTCAGGCCTTTAACAACAAGTGAGGTATCGTTTACGGTTATAATACGGTCGCCGGGCATAATTCCAAGCTTGGACGACGGTCCGCCCGAAATCACATCTACTACCATTACCGTATCGTTTTGAATAGAGAATTGAACTCCGATTCCTCCAAAGTTACCTCTCATTTCTTCTTCGACACCAACCATTTCTTTAGCTGGAATATAAGTGGTATGTGGATCGAGATTTTTGAGCAATTGTGGAATTGTTTTTTCGATCAGCGAATCAGTTGATATGGAATCAACATAGGCATTTTGGATGAGATTGACTATTGCATCGAATTTATTGACATTGGAGGTAGCCGGAATGTTTTTCCCGGCATTGCGGCTAAGCCTGTTGCCGATTAAAATACCGAGAACCAATGTTATTGCTACTAAAACCGGAATATATAATTTGATATTTTTCATTCGTATGTAATTTGTTTTCAATTGTTAACAAACGGGCCGATGGTCTTTTATATCTAATTCAGTCCTTTATATCTTCGATGTGCCTATATGGTTATAGATCTATCTGAACAACTTCGATATTTGCGTTTCTTAAAAGTATTATTCCATCATCGTGATGATAGTTATCGTAAAATATTACTCTTTTTATTCCTGCCTGTATAATGAGTTTTGAACATTCCAGGCAAGGAGAGGAGGTTACATATAGAGTTGCTCCGTCACTGCTATTGTTCGACTTAGCGACTTTTGTAATTGCATTGGCCTCCGCATGTAGAACGTATGGAAAGGTACGGTTGTTTTCGTCTTCGCAATTATTTTCAAATCCGGAAGGGGTTCCATTGTACCCGTCGGAAATAATCATTTTATCTTTTACCAGCAGCGCACCTACCTGACGGCGTTTGCAATAGGAATTTTGAGCCCAGATAGCTGCCATTTTCAGGTATCTCTGATCGAGCAGAAATTGTTTGTTTGGAGAAGTTTCGCTTCCCGGTTCATTTATTGGAGTTTCAGCATTTGTATCGTTGCAACACATATTTATTCCGAGTTATTTGTTGGTAAAAGTAATGATTGATGTGTAATTAGTATGCCCTATATATTACAAAAAACG is a window from the Aquipluma nitroreducens genome containing:
- a CDS encoding phosphatase PAP2 family protein; the protein is MKQILLFLLLLLSATTYSQNLDIRILRQINEHRNVHLDGTFKTISTSVSPISIGAPILIFGTGLIKKDQELRQKGLMIGESFLVTTVFATALKHAVNRARPFETYPDIQKLSAGGSSSFPSGHTSDVFSTATSLSLAFPKWYVIAPCYTYAALVGYSRMHLGVHYPSDVLAGAVVGAGSAFLCYKAQKWLNHRNRKKQNKPIGNL
- a CDS encoding response regulator transcription factor, with amino-acid sequence MKILVIEDELALCETIVSYLEEEGYRCEQAATVELGSEKVNLYEYDCMLVDIGLPDGSGLLLVKELKKCHPETGIIIISAKNSLDDKISGLDFGADDYLTKPFHLPELNSRIKSLLRRRKFEGKQELVIDKITIQPENKQVLVGGEPLQLTRKEFDLLMFFVSNRGRVLTKESIAEHLWGDFADSADSFDFVYSHIKNLRRKLLERTGTDYFQNVYGTGYTFIA
- a CDS encoding sensor histidine kinase; amino-acid sequence: MKLQTKINIRFLGVTFLVFSFAGVLFYFALDKVVDQNIREMLESRKAYILLNLQQNTPTSESIESPDHSIFIKRTEKMRQYTVFSDTLAFDQEEKELIPFRKMTFTVHSGGQFYEVILLQSLLESEDLLIVIVSFMVVLFVLVLLALFFLNRWLSNNAWKPFFKSLSVLNNWKIGESQVVSFDRTGISEFDQLNSTLENMMQKIRTDFVNLKEFTENASHEIQTPLAIIKSKLEMVLQDKTLDDQQHQRIRAAFESTIRLSKLNEALLLLSKIENRQFVKTSEIDICALVQSKLDYLEELFSLKQIEVTVRLDNQVVFRMNPLLADILINNLVSNALRHNIENGQFIISCANQELTISNTSQHGEMDGSRLFLRFAKQTTSNESNGLGLAIAYEICKNYHLDLNYSYSDGMHHMKISKKS
- the pepE gene encoding dipeptidase PepE, producing MKLLLISNSTMPGEAYLDYPKHEIKKFLGDKPLNALFIPYAAVTFSFDIYEQKVAERFAELGFQVKSIHHFSDPVKAVKDAEVIVVGGGNTWQLVRMLHDNQLMQVIREKVKNGTPYIGWSAGSNVACPTLRTTNDMPIIDPKGFDTTGLVPFQINPHYLDANPEGHGGETREQRIEEFLEINNDMYVVGLREGTMLLVEDKKMQLIGSRTARIFRKGNTPVELSSADDLSFLLK
- a CDS encoding outer membrane beta-barrel protein, whose amino-acid sequence is MKHLFFILLASFASFLAFAQENDSIIVVQSPKGRLSGLIDVQDLTNEGYNYWDEKFEGHWSGIEFGFNGLANAGYSMYPASEDHFLDNDLFRSNVLNLNILQYSRGFQQTRNNIGLVTGLGLSFQSYHLDNNTTISIDETKKIHPSIIYYDSSQKSKLSIAYLEVPLLVEFQIPIRNNANRLYFATGVTGAKKFESHTKLKYRKDGKREKLKSPGDYSINDYKVAATFRMGYRWANLFASYDIVPLFERRRGPVIYPFSFGFKLISF
- a CDS encoding outer membrane beta-barrel protein, which encodes MKQIILSIIAIAAFTLNLTAQETISEIKLSNSSPDVILNSDTVNQQKTQDTAIVRIGKKDVRVIDHDGGTEILWGRNKHHEVDPNKFKGHWEGIEFGFNAFDKPDYSMYNASDKDFMSLNQGKSLEIDFNFYELNIGLCKNYIGLVSGMGLSFNNYRFENSYTLQKGQFMTEPVSLNPDNLSKTKLAITYLNVPLLLEFQVPVNHNEGRLFVNAGIIGGVKIGSHTKVKYGDKKDKDRSGFNLNAFKYEATARIGYKDICLFANYSLTPLFQSGKGPELTPFTIGISFLN
- a CDS encoding anti-sigma factor encodes the protein MKITRDNYESFFIDYMEGNLPESLIDQFLDFLNQNPDLKEELHLFEEIKLPQEFVVFQEKKQLHKSLADENSRLENTVVAYMEGDLDANENKVFETFLAGNPELKKEYDLFARTRLKPDSGIKYPKKRKLYRKSGATIVMNWVARAAAVILLAWGINSVIQTPNSPESQKTKMELAGALPKATPNAIAKKAESKETIQTAAGPAKSKPEKVNTVQKKTKIEPEETRPIDSPATTLDLTALTQIDPIVPKLDQEPLKEQLAFSRAVNMMKINESKNVMSVEEFLASRVQKVGKEGLFSAQRIARLGLNLASEISGERIGYEVKNGKITSVDFESKLMAFSIPLEKK
- a CDS encoding RNA polymerase sigma factor is translated as MNVKEYNQSVDLYSDNVFRFILKNIKDEERARDIVQDSYEKLWRNAGNVSFDKVKSYLFTTAYHTMIDILRKDKRQTYIADYQIPEDVHDTQYSDLAEILNIAVGQLPEIQRTVVLLRDYEGYSYQEIGDITKLSEAQVKVYIYRARVFLKNYIGKMEVVV
- a CDS encoding S41 family peptidase, which translates into the protein MKNIKLYIPVLVAITLVLGILIGNRLSRNAGKNIPATSNVNKFDAIVNLIQNAYVDSISTDSLIEKTIPQLLKNLDPHTTYIPAKEMVGVEEEMRGNFGGIGVQFSIQNDTVMVVDVISGGPSSKLGIMPGDRIITVNDTSLVVKGLKNEKVLSKLRGEKGTIVNVGIKRKGFKAPIAFSITRGDIPIYSVDVNYMIDATTGYIKVSRFGEQTYEEFMEGMKALDQQGMKNVIVDLRGNPGGYLNAVIKMVNEFLDKGELIVYTQGNAQARKTFQADSRGAYRDKGIIVLVDDFSASASEIFAGAIQDNDRGWIIGRRSFGKGLVQEQIPFNDGSAVRLTVARYYTPSGRCIQKPYDKGNDEYYKDIMERAIHGEFQKVDSIKYADTVKYKTLSGRIVHGGGGIMPDFFVPADTTGYSEYYSKVTQKGLVYQFALDYADSNRKELSSFKSAADFETYFGKVNILNLFTVFAEKKGVKTNPTDLKISSKIIDSKVKAYIARNIIGEKGFYPIIQNIDKTLLQAIEKTKLPIQQNLVGAVTK
- a CDS encoding deoxycytidylate deaminase codes for the protein MCCNDTNAETPINEPGSETSPNKQFLLDQRYLKMAAIWAQNSYCKRRQVGALLVKDKMIISDGYNGTPSGFENNCEDENNRTFPYVLHAEANAITKVAKSNNSSDGATLYVTSSPCLECSKLIIQAGIKRVIFYDNYHHDDGIILLRNANIEVVQIDL